The DNA window TATGTAAAATTGTGAGAATATGTAAATCTTGCAAGTGTTAGATGGCAAACAGCCATGAATTTTGTTTTCCTTAGATATTCGCATTAAATATGCattaatatggagtagtatatcaTGACCTGTTAAAAATGTCAAACTAGAATCTTTTATCATGGTAAAAAAACGAAAACAGTGAGCAATTTTGGTTGTCAGCTCTATTGAAGTTGATAAAGTTCGAGTAAATTGATCTTATGAATTTGAGTGGCAAATTGAGACAAATTAAATTCTACTTTGATTtaaaaatgctaaaaaataTAACTCTGATATGTTGAAGATCCATGTTCATTACGATCGCGATGAACACGTGTTGATATATTAACTTGCCACCAACATCATTGAATATTCAAACTTGTTGTCTAGTACACGTCATTAAATATTTGCATAGGTGTCATGATTCGGTGCCACGAATGCAGAGATCACCTTTTAGCTGATCGCGACAAACACGCGTTCAATACGTTAACTTATCGCCGAAATCAACGAACATACATTCGGACTTGTCGTCTAATAATTTAATAACTACATATTCTAAATAACAAATTATTAAATATCCACACGGATGCATTATTACATCCAATAATAGCGGAGATCACCACCTTTTAGTATAATCACGATATACACTTGTTGATAAATTAACTTGCCACCGACACCAACGAACACCTATTCAGACTTGTCGTCTAGTAATTTAATAACTACACATTCTAATAATTTAATAACTACACATTCTAAATAGCACATCATTAAATATCCGCATGGTTGCATAATAACATCCCGGAATGGCGGAGATCATCTTTTAGTATGATCGTGACAAAACACGTGTTGGTATACtaactgttttttttttactcaaaCGACAATCATTCAAGACTTTTCGTTCTAAATAACATGTCATTAAATATCCGCACAGTTTCCATGACCAGAACCGCGAATACTATGAAAAACACCTTTCAGTATGATCACGACGAAGACGTGTTGATACATCAACTTCCCGCCAACTTAAACGAATAATCTATCCAGACTTGTCGTCCAATATCGTTATATTCCGTATAACCTTATACCCATTCTATCTAAAAGTTTAAAAAAGCCCTATAAGAACTCAAATCTCATAATCCCCCTCAAAACTATACtataaaatagttaaaaaaaattatgacttttttcacaaaaagaatatttacattttcacaaaagaatatttttagtttggcCTTTTTTCTCAACTCTCCCCTTTCTGTTTGGCAAATCATAAATAGAATTTGCATAGTGCATTACTTCACACCTCTCTTCCCTCTctttcccctctctctctccctctttcaATCTCCATCTCTTTCTTGGACAGAAACCCCCAAACCCCAGCGAAAAGCGGTGGAGACTAACACTCTACTGATGCAACTGTTGCAATGGCAAACTAATGGTATACacataaaaattcaatcttgcCTTATTTCTTGAATTTGCCGTCGTTATTTTCTTCAACTCTGACAATAAACAGTACGAACAGAATCACGTTTTTGCTGCTGTGTGCTCATTAGTTATGTGATAAACAGGCTAATCAAGTTTGGGGAACATGCCTGTacaattttatgtatatttgtGTGAATGTTTGTTGATTTGTGCATAAATGTTTGAAATCGTTTGATTCAGTAGTGGAAAATTGCTAATCCGTGTCAGAAAGAGGAATGGTGTGCAGGGAATCTCAATGGCATTGAAATAAAGTGTTTGGAATTGAAAGAGGCTTTCTAGTTAATGGGTTGCCAATTTGATGGAAAAGAGTTGTAGAAAGCatctttttgtgtataaaaATTCTTGTAATGGTATGGGTAATATGACGGTGATTGGAAATGATGGAAAACATGTATCTTTGTGATTTAGAGGAAATTCTGGAGAAGGAGATATGTGAGTTTGTTTGATGATTGATCTATTAAGATTGGGATTTGTGATATAGGATTGGGTTTTCGCATAATTGTTGAATCTCGGAAGTTTAGGTCCGATTAATGTATGATGTAGATTTTTAGCAGCCATCTCCTTACTTAGGCTGTGTTTTGATAAGAATTTTGTTTTTAGGTTTCTCCCTTCACTAGTTTGTAAATTTCCTTTGACTTGTAGAGGTGAGGCTGTCACTTGTATGGTATTGCTGATTAATAAATTTCTGCAGTGTTCCTAAGTGTCAATACAGAATCAGCAGGTTTATATCCAGCAGAATTCCCGGGTGTTCATAACTGAACCTCTCAGGTGCCAGTTGTGTCTGCATCATGTGTCCTGATAGATAACAGCTAAGCAAAATACAGAAATGAAATGAATCGAAATGCTTGATAACCTTTTTCTAAGAATCTGGAAATGGCTGCTTTCACCTGtttgaatttatttactttacttTAACAAGATAACAGTGGCAACTGGCACTAACATATTAGCTAAAGGATGAAAGGGTGTGGGCTGTTCTCCCTCTTTGTTTTCTGTATATGCTTTCTTGTGGTTCTAAGAAGCATGGGTTGTTAGAATGAGATTATTCTTGGTGGTTAAGGTGTACACTCTGTTGATGAAAAACTCCCAACAAATCTTGCTTCTATCTAAGACAACATTAGGACCCCTTTTATACTTTTATGTCTAGTGAGTTTGTGTATGCCCTCATGTCCTGATTTGTTTGATATCCAAGAAGACACTAAGAGTTAGGGCTAAATAGATGTGGTTTTTCATGGTTTACATCCAGTTTTTCTTATATTTACATTGCCTGAGTTGTATGTAAAGCTTTACTTAGAGATAGGTTGAACTTGTGGAGTTGAATGATCAAGATCTGGGTTTTAATTCTACAGTGAAGATGGTGTGAcgtttttaaaaaattgcaaTTTGTAGTGGAGAAATATTGACAGGAAAGGTGTGCAAAGTGACAATAAAAAATGGTCATTATTTGTTGCTGTTCACTTTTTAGAAGTTGATTTCTTGTACTCAAAGTAATATTTCAAGGTGTTACATGACACTCTGAATTGTTTCATGCTGAAACTGTCTTGAATAGTGAATTTTGTAAGACATATAGTAAAGATACAATATGTCTTATGGACCGGAAACAGCGTATATGATTCATTTCTGGTATAAGTATTCCATCTACTAATTATACGCAATCTTTGATGGGTAAATTGCTGAATGGATTAACTTTTATGTATAGGCTGATGGAAGTTGTTCTTTGGACTTCATGAAACAAGGATTTTGCATTTGACGTAATGCCAGGTTCGAAGATGAATGGAAGATGTTCAGTTAGCTGTGAACGTCATTTTGGTGACTGTGGAGAGCTTTCTAAACACGATGCAAATATTGATGATGTTCTGCGCGGAGTGCAGCACATAACATACAAAAGAAATTGTTCCATGCTATCAAAATCCAGTAGAATGTCTCAGAACTTCGTGTACGTATACCAACGTAGAGAAGACAATAAGAAGTCTCCTTCATTCTTCGAAATTTTTTCTTCTGCCACTGCTAAAGCTAGTAATGCTGGCCACTCTGCCTTTGGTTCTGATGCTCCTCTGTTGGATGCCAAAGAGCGTGCAGTTTCTGTTCCGGAGCGTGCAGCAGAAGGTGTGAGATCTCCTGTGGCGCATTCAGTTGAAAACAGCAAAATGGCTACAGCATCCTCCAATGAGTTTCGTGCTGTGGACGAAGCTGGTTCTGAAGAGCCATTGACAACTGAAGTAGACAGAATTTTGAATGATTGCAATGCTAAGGATCATTGTTCACCTGTCTTGAAAGTTCATACAGATGATGCAGGGGAGTGCTCTTCTTCTGGCGCATTGATTGCTGGAAAAGCGCCAGAAGAGATTTCAGAAAGAGATGCTTGCATTTCAATTCTTAGAAGTCAGGGAGTGCTCGATAGAGTATGGGTTAGACGAGATGGAGCGTCTAATGAACAAACTAACAAATATTGTTCCAAGTCGTGCAAAGTATGTGAGCAGAGGGACAGCTCGAAAAACATGCTGATATGCGATAATTGTGAAGATGCATTTCATACTTCTTGCTATAATCCTCGCATAACAATATTGCCACTTAGCGAGTGGCTTTGCAGCTCGTGTCTGAAAAAAAAGCATAAAATATTGAACGAGAAATCTACAAGCAATAATCTGGGGAACACAGGCACGGAAACGGGCATAAATCGACATTCAACATCAGAATTGGAATTGGGATCCTTGGAGTTCATGTTTACAGATACTGAACCGTATATGTCCAACGCGCGAGTTGGCAATGAATTTCAAGCTGATGTTCCTGATTGGTGCGGTCCCGTTGATGAGTATGTTCTTCGCATATATGTACtctgttttcttctttttctgttATTTGGTGGTTGTTGCCCCCCTATTTTGTCGGTTGTTAAACTTTTTATTCTTTGCACTTATTggtaattgttatttttttgttcTATGTTGTCTTATTTTGGCTTGTACCTTATAAATTTATAAAGCTTTGGAACTTCCAATATTTCCAATTCCAGTAATGTTCATCAGCTCTCGTGGATCGTGATTGATGTTTGCAATTTCTGTAGGGTTTGCAATTATTTTGGCGACGTATTAGAAGTGGGTACTTCTAGTAACATTAACACACAGGTAACATTTCCGATGATTTAGTTTTTTCATGTACGGAGTATCAGTTAAAAGCTTGTTTCTGAGGGTACTAAATGGAATAGCATCGCTCTTTAGGACAAGGACGCTATCAATTCTTTAAAGCGCAGCCCTATTGGTAATTGGATTCAGTGCCGTGAGGTCATCGAAGGAGTTGGAGAAGGCATTGATGGAACTGAGTGTGGAAAATGGCGCAGGTAAATAACTAACCTTTGAGTTGTTTGATCCTTTTTATTAATTACTCACTGacttttgaataaaaatattgGCAGAGCCCCCCTCTTTGAAGTCCAAACGGATAACTGGGAATGCTTTCATTGCATTCTTTGGGATCCAACTCGTGCAGACTGTGCCGCGCCCCAGGTATTTCGCTAATTTCTATTATATTAATGCATTTTTATCATTAAAGTTGTGTTTTTTTATCTAATAGCTTTAGATATTGCTCTGAACTATTGGTCTTACACATTCCCAAATTTCCAAATTTCATGGACTTATATCGTGTGATCTTTGATTTACCTGTTTTCGACATGCATTTTGGAGTATGACGGTTATTTATACTAAAAAGTAATCACTTGTTGCTGATTCAGGAACTAGAAACAGAAGAAGTAATGAAGCAATTGAAGTATGTGGAGATGGTATGTCTTCCGATTACAAATATATGCTCATATTTATAAGGGAAAGGTTCGGACAAGAACCTTCTGAAATGGGAACCGGTCGCACTGAACATATAAAGTATTTGCACTTATTTGCACATATCTGCAATGAATTGCGCTTATCTGCACTTATATGTACTGAAGCGGCATTCTCACATTCTCGCGATAAAAAAGTTCTCACAAGAATTAATCGTTAATATCATATTTGGTTGTTATTTGTGGTCTTGGATGTTTTTTATGACCTTATAAGTGCTATCTGGTTTCAATCACTATTCAGATCTTCTACTATTATAAAGCTTAGCTCGTTGATTCTTCGAAAAGAGTTTCTTATGCATGATGTGCATTATCTGATGAGATTTCATCGGAGAAAGTCTGAATCATCTATCAGAAAAGTTAGCTGGAATCGAGTCCAGATATGATTGCTTTGCCTAAACTATTGAAACATTGTGCAGTTGAGACCTCGGCTAGCTGCAAAAAAGCGCAAACTGGAGAAATTGAAGGGCAGCAGCTCACAAGACCGTCGAGGTTATGACGAAAGGCAAAGATGATTGGAGGCAGCTAGTAAGTTGTAGATGAGTAGAAGGATGTAAGTATTGAACCACATATCGAAAAGCAAAAGATGCATCGAAAGGTTTGAACTACATGGTCTTGAGGAGGCTCTCTTAGGGTAGCTTAATTGTTGGTTTTATGTTCTCTTTTGGGTTGTGAACTTTTACTCGTCTTTAGCAGTTGCAGTGTCTAGCTAAATAGTTTTTGCTGTTTTGAGCATATATAGTCCatatttggaaattttttattttgatcctaATCTTTTAGGGTAAAAAGCAGGTGTTTTAGTGTTGAAATTTCTGATGAGTGGAAAACCATGTTGATGATCTGATGAATGGAAATTTCAATATTAGTAGGGGTATTTTGGTAAGAGTGGCTTACATGATTTCAACTCTAGGAACATatatgcattaatttttttgaaaaaaattaatgcatatTATCAAGGCTAATAAGGGATAACCTAATAGTTTAGGACAATACCaatacaaaatcaaaataatatacaACTATTTCATGCATTGCACCATTTAAATCACAACCAAGAGAATAGATACAAATAAAACAGAAACTCCATAGAAAGAAAAGACATGATACGATAGTGTTTCTTGTATCGAAGTATGGTAACACACATACACACTTTCAGCAAAAGTGGTTCAGTTTATGCTTCAACTAACTCTATACTcattatttttcactttattcACTATTTTACAATGGTATCAATAGAGTATAGAGATTAATAAGTAAGAGAATACTGTTGATGATCTTAACTCCAGGGTGACTCGAAAGTCAGTTTCTGCAGAGGCAATTGGTGTCGCTGTATTGTCGATGAGGACAATTGGTGTCGTCTTCCAGCATGTACTCGAGCATCATCACCCACTCTTTTATCCCTTTTAGCTCCACTGGCTTGTGCATCCCAGTAGCCTTCTCATGCCCAGAGGTGGTGTCTCCCTTCCCATCCCTCTGGCTGAAGAAGAAGAACCATTCCTGCTCTCCAAAGAAAGGCCATTCTGGAATGATTAGGCCATAATCTTGTTAGTGAGGGCATCCGaccaattttgaaaaaaaaaatgtaaaataatacTAGACTAGTATTGATTTACTTGGGAGATTCCGCGGTTCATAATTGAAGAGACCAACGAAGTAGTGGCCATAATCTTCATCAGCAAGGTGGAGCCGGATCTCCGGGAGCATCTGCCTCTGCTGTGAGCTGGGCCAGGAGTCCATGAGGTCATCCAGTTTAATCTTATGAACAAATTTTGTCAGATGAATCAAAACATTGTATAGGTAGAATGTCATTGATAGGGACAGCTGAATTACCTGCCATTCTTTAAGATGATTTAGCTTCTTATAAAATTCCTTTGCAAGTGCAGATAGTTCAGCTTTGTATAACTGCAGATAAATCACTCAAAATTTAATACAAATATACTAGATATTATTGGTTTAAAAGTGGAAAGTAAAGTTCCAAAAATGAAATGGCCTATGATTCAACAACTTACTTCATTAAACAATATGCTAGAGGCCTTGAAATCTCTATAGATAACTGATTTTTCTTTTGCGTGCATGCCACGAGCTGCTCCCAGAATGTACTCACGCATCAAAGAACACTTTGTCATCCCTTTTGGCATTGCTGGCTTTTGCATACCAGTAGCTTTCTGATAACGGGAGGTGGCTCCCCATGAGCTCTTCCTACCCCACGTGCTGGAGAAGAACCATTCATTCGCTCCGAAGGAAGACCTTTCTGGATGTATTAGGCCATAATCTTATTAGTTAGAGGGTATCTGACCAATTTTGATAAACAATGAAAAATGAGTACTAGTATTGATTTACTTGGGGGATCACACAGCTCATAGTTATAGAGATCAATGTCCAAAGGGGTGGAGTCCAGCTTCTTCTTGAGGTGATATGTCAGCAGCTCCACATCATTGGGTTGGAACCGGAAACCTGGAAGCCTATGGCACTTCTGTGAGCCGGTTGAGGAGTCCATGAGCACTCGCGGTTTAGCCTAACAAGATATTTTGTAAGATAAATAACTCAAGGTTAAAATACACTCTACATCTTCTCAGACTGAAAATTAAGGTACACAATACCCATTCTCATTATTCTCAAGTGAAGCGAAGCAGAGAAGAGGCGAAAACACTTATACTGTTGGTACCTGCCACTCTCGAAAGCTCTGGTCACTTTCAGAATCCATATAACTCTTGTAAACCCTGCCAAAACCTCCTTCTCCCAGCACCAAAGGCACCTTCCACTGAGGCATCTGCCGCTGCAGTCCCAATTCAACCTATCAACAAATTTTTGTAGGATAAATAAGTCAAggataaaatacacatatcatCCTCTCAGCTATTACATACTGTTAACAGATAGTGCCGAATGCATTCCTTATCGGTAGTAAAAGCAAAAAAGTATCCTATAGGTTAAACTAAGAGCTGAGTAAACAACAGAACACTGGATTAAGTAAAACTACCTTTTAGAGGGACTAGTATACTACATATGTTTTTTAAGCAAAGAATAGATAAAAACCAACCATTCAAAAGGCAAATCAAAGTGATAAACAACTGAAATATCTGCGCACTTACAGAAGAATTCTTATTGTAAAGGCTCTTGTAAACTCTTCTTAAATGTTCTGCTCGCAGATGAAAATCATCTGTGGAACATATCGAGTGAAGCCACACATCTGATAATGATATCCCACTCACATGATTGTTGTCAAAATATGTTTTCTCATTAGGTACAATAAGATTCATGTTCTCCTGCTGAGATTTATCATAATCAATATCTTCAACTTTAGTCCTATCAGCCAATGTAGTTAGGGTACACTTATCTTCTTCACTCCATAGCTTCCTAGCCGCACTTCTACACAACACTTTCAACACCAGCACCCCAAAAGAATAGATGTTGCTTTGTCTCATTAGTTCACCATTAATGATTAACTCCGGGGCAATATATCCAGGTGTTCCTATAAGCTCTGTGCTATCTTGGCTCTGTGACTCGCTAAAACTCAAAGTTTTggtgaagctaaaatttggaaGTCTAACCACAAACTTGTCATCAAGCAGAATATTTGCAGGCTTCAGATCATTATGTATGATCATGGGGCCAGTGTGAAGGCCTTTTAGTGATTGAATGACTTCAATGCAGATCTGGGATCGTTGCTTCCAAGATTGAGGAGAAAAGGCAATGCTTTTCCTTTCTAGTTTGTCAAGGTGGTCAGACGTTGTCCCACTGGAAATGTGCTTATCAACAGGTATGATCTCTTGTTGCTCAATCACTGTCTGTAACTGTTTCTTCTCCCTTTGTTTGGAATAAATCTCTACTGGCTTTATGCCTTCAATCTCTCTCCCATTATCCACGAACCCTTTGCCGACTCCACCATATTTACATATTCCTAGTATCCCAGCTAGTGAAAAGCGATGAACAAGTTGCTTTGCCCTGGACGATGGTTTGTTATCCTCATTGGTAAACTCATATTGGGACATTTTTTGATCCAGATAGATGACTATGAATATTACCCAATGTAGATAGAATATGATGGTGATGTATGAAAAATAATGTAGAGGGCATAGCATAATCCATGATGGTGAATGTGTCTGAATCAGAGGACTGGCACGTCGATGGCTACTCATCTTAAATACTTCAAATCCTTCAAGTGGGCCGTGTCGATCCAAGAATTCATGGCGAGAGTGCAGAGAAATAGAGATATCACCTTGCTTAAGCTCTTCATCCATCACCATATAGTTGTTATACCAAAGGAGTTCTCTATTTCCCCTCCTCTGTTGGAGCATGTCTGCACTGGTTAAGGCTACCCTGCCATTGATGAGAAGCACAAAATCCATGTGGAGTCCCGCCTCACACAAGTGGAGCCTCACCAAATACTTGAATCCCGCGTCAACAGACACTCTCCATGTCTTATTAGTACATATTTCCACGTCTTCTCTAACACTTGGTTGATTAGACCACATCCCGAACATGGAAGCGACATCATCCCCGGATGAAACAGGACCCCATTTTACATGCTGATAATGTACCCTTTCAAGCGCGGTGCTGTTGTCAACATGGATGATAGGGTTGAGGGCAACCCCACCATCACAGCAAGGTATTGAGATAATCTCAATCTCATTGACAAAAGCATAGCTATTTCCCCATTCAGGGGAGAAAACTAGGTTTAGAGTCTCATTCTCTTCCACAGTTACACAGAATTGTTTAACAACAACATTGACAGCAAGAGCACTAGCAGTTACGGAAGCACTGAAATTAGCTAGTAACGGTAAATTACCAGCTTCGACTGAGAACAAGTCGCTGGAGCTTTCGAAACCATTGTAGGACGATGGATGGAAGTGGAGGCGGAGAAATTTCTGACCTGGACTCAACTGGAAGGAATAGGAGAATCTGGAGCGAGAAATGCGAGCTGTGCTGAGGTCTCCCCTGACAGCAGAGATGGTCGATGAGTCTTCTCGGAGCCAGTGTTTGCCGCCGTGTGCATCTCCGCCGCAGTCGATCGAAATGTAACGAGGATCTGCAGCGGCGCGGGCAAAAATTGTGAGGAACATGATGATTATAGTATGGTGCAGCATATCAAGGTAAACCTCCTGCAAATTTCTCAAAGATGAGATGATACAGAGCCCGTAATGGAGAAGTTAGGTCAACTCAGAGGCTCCAATTAAAAAAAGCAGGTTGTTGCCCCAAATCAGTTGACCTTGAGAGAAAGCGACAGAGAGAGAAATGCAGTGGCAGGTGCTGAGCCGATGGATAATTTCGTTGAAAATGCAGCGTAGAATATACTAATGTTATTGCTGGATCAAACGAAGAGAATTGTTCTTCAACAAACTTGAAGTTGACTTCAGTTTCCGGCGATGATTTGCACATGAGATTTTGGAGCATGAAACCGAACCGTCTGATCAGCATCTGCTGCTTCATTTTCAGTTTCATCACCGATGCCGCGGATCCTGATCACATATCTATCAACTGCGGCGGAGGTGCAGCGGCGGCG is part of the Salvia splendens isolate huo1 chromosome 22, SspV2, whole genome shotgun sequence genome and encodes:
- the LOC121785720 gene encoding receptor-like protein kinase FERONIA, with product MLHHTIIIMFLTIFARAAADPRYISIDCGGDAHGGKHWLREDSSTISAVRGDLSTARISRSRFSYSFQLSPGQKFLRLHFHPSSYNGFESSSDLFSVEAGNLPLLANFSASVTASALAVNVVVKQFCVTVEENETLNLVFSPEWGNSYAFVNEIEIISIPCCDGGVALNPIIHVDNSTALERVHYQHVKWGPVSSGDDVASMFGMWSNQPSVREDVEICTNKTWRVSVDAGFKYLVRLHLCEAGLHMDFVLLINGRVALTSADMLQQRRGNRELLWYNNYMVMDEELKQGDISISLHSRHEFLDRHGPLEGFEVFKMSSHRRASPLIQTHSPSWIMLCPLHYFSYITIIFYLHWVIFIVIYLDQKMSQYEFTNEDNKPSSRAKQLVHRFSLAGILGICKYGGVGKGFVDNGREIEGIKPVEIYSKQREKKQLQTVIEQQEIIPVDKHISSGTTSDHLDKLERKSIAFSPQSWKQRSQICIEVIQSLKGLHTGPMIIHNDLKPANILLDDKFVVRLPNFSFTKTLSFSESQSQDSTELIGTPGYIAPELIINGELMRQSNIYSFGVLVLKVLCRSAARKLWSEEDKCTLTTLADRTKVEDIDYDKSQQENMNLIVPNEKTYFDNNHVSGISLSDVWLHSICSTDDFHLRAEHLRRVYKSLYNKNSSVELGLQRQMPQWKVPLVLGEGGFGRVYKSYMDSESDQSFREWQAKPRVLMDSSTGSQKCHRLPGFRFQPNDVELLTYHLKKKLDSTPLDIDLYNYELCDPPKRSSFGANEWFFSSTWGRKSSWGATSRYQKATGMQKPAMPKGMTKCSLMREYILGAARGMHAKEKSVIYRDFKASSILFNELYKAELSALAKEFYKKLNHLKEWQIKLDDLMDSWPSSQQRQMLPEIRLHLADEDYGHYFVGLFNYEPRNLPKWPFFGEQEWFFFFSQRDGKGDTTSGHEKATGMHKPVELKGIKEWVMMLEYMLEDDTNCPHRQYSDTNCLCRN
- the LOC121785721 gene encoding uncharacterized protein LOC121785721; translated protein: MQLLQWQTNGSKMNGRCSVSCERHFGDCGELSKHDANIDDVLRGVQHITYKRNCSMLSKSSRMSQNFVYVYQRREDNKKSPSFFEIFSSATAKASNAGHSAFGSDAPLLDAKERAVSVPERAAEGVRSPVAHSVENSKMATASSNEFRAVDEAGSEEPLTTEVDRILNDCNAKDHCSPVLKVHTDDAGECSSSGALIAGKAPEEISERDACISILRSQGVLDRVWVRRDGASNEQTNKYCSKSCKVCEQRDSSKNMLICDNCEDAFHTSCYNPRITILPLSEWLCSSCLKKKHKILNEKSTSNNLGNTGTETGINRHSTSELELGSLEFMFTDTEPYMSNARVGNEFQADVPDWCGPVDEVCNYFGDVLEVGTSSNINTQDKDAINSLKRSPIGNWIQCREVIEGVGEGIDGTECGKWRRAPLFEVQTDNWECFHCILWDPTRADCAAPQELETEEVMKQLKYVEMLRPRLAAKKRKLEKLKGSSSQDRRGYDERQR